Proteins encoded within one genomic window of uncultured Draconibacterium sp.:
- a CDS encoding Ig-like domain-containing protein, giving the protein MKKLMYIVFFLLMAANLLAQESYVIDSVCVGAERTYRRDGEKLYLYDWHIIDRQLTDTFEVPEIPFEEVLGSDTTWGSQISHTWDAEGDYDILVYVTSEHGCDTVEQGVVRVFPLPEARAGEDVVLCNIEDYTLFGDTAWNHSVIYWGRTGDGTFDNEYTLHPTYSFGPNDILEGKVTLFITAEGLADNGTCIPAVDSVIIMVNPSITIDSTAVLCYGQSVPDWEGQEVSSIADSVYTTSYPTLSGCDSTLTLTVSIVDGFSYDSTAVLCYGQSVPDWEGQEVSSIADSVYTTSYPTLSGCDSTLTLTVSIVDGFSYDSTAVLCYGQSVPDWEGQEVSSIADSVYTTSYPTLSGCDSTLTLTVSIVDGFSYDSTAVLCYGQSVPDWEGQEVSSIADSVYTTSYPILSGCDSTLTLTVSIVDGFSYDSTAVLCYGQSVPDWEGQEVSSIADSVYTTSYPTLSGCDSTLTLTVSIVDGFSYDSTAVLCYGQSVPDWEGQEVSSIADSVYTTSYPTLSGCDSTLTLTVSIVDGFSYDSTAVLCYGQSVPDWEGQEVSSIADSVYTTSYPTLSGCDSTLTLTVSIVDGFSYDSTAVLCYGQSVPDWEGQEVSSIADSVYTTSYPTLSGCDSTLTLTVSIVDGFSYDSTAVLCYGQSVPDWEGQEVSSIADSVYTTSYPILSGCDSTLTLTISIINGGLTEVYESACVEFTWTAGNDSTYYQSGIYDYITGESECADTMRLHLVISPPILLDTIITDVLCYGDSNGAVDLVVNGGIEPYTFLWSNGETTQNISGLLAGTYTVAVADSLGCEATITVEVTEPTEIQITLDTVIDVTLAGASTGSIEVSVEGGTPDYNYQWTNEAGVVVGEDEDLNNQPAGDYTLTVTDANDCQNTLTATIIQPSLLKFEDVGLICQYSPAPELPDTALNGTPGYWLDTISTAIAGDFELLFFPESGYHAAPFSLTITIIPAINLNVDPVDPGYDPNPEGRIYMNISGGSEPYTINWTYPDGSTATTANIANLYAGDYWVEVSDNIGCYDSLSVSLRAFEPEFSCPPDTIFECPDVTQYPPPTNIAEFIAMGGYYNPANIVDNITYFDNQVSSEYCLTIERTYVIEDIYGRLDSCTQTIDFHDTIPPVIIAPEGDTAECYSSVFSDFKTYADFIASGVPVIDDNCGIDPSSFSVHDTLINIEPGRSELIYYYSIADICGNIGRDTTYFLLLDDKAPEVFCADITVYLDENGQYQLTIQDSITMVDSIYDNCTAPEDMEVVIEIKEITCEDVESGTQARIMVYDQVGLSAECVANITVVDTTPPVAVCQPVTIYLDENGQAGVTAEMIDNGSFDNCTDVTLELNRTDFDCVNLGDNTVTLTVTDGYGLQDSCEAVVMVLDTIAPQISCISRDTVQLSEEDGTYTLTYEMITTSEWENCEIVSRELDRYILDCEDIEASPVTITAFATDQSGNVGTCTAEFVVFGNTPPNVQNDSAITAMNIAVEIPVTNNDYDLKTNINLESLGVLVGPRNGSVVIDKTTGSAMYTPDRDFVGEDIFYYEICDDGIPCEPECGQAIVFVTVLPANNPPDAVDDYFEVPCGELFGNVLYGDDFGNGVDSDPDDGDKITVGQTLISPPDSGVFNWLDGDGNFEYIPYDGFFGTDSFQYVICDDGIPTSLCDTAWVYITRVPDNDCDGVADTDDIDDDNDGIRDNIENGGSWPEDQMGLIDSDHDGIPDYMDIDSDNDGIPDNIEGQGEHNYIPPSGRDSDGDGWDDVYNVDIGGVYTFDIDLTDTDGDSMPDYLDIDSDNDGVFDMIEGHDADHNGIADVLRWYSDEDHDGLDDAYDTYSGWADYGNEIGSNAPLQDFDDDGTRDWRDINDEDDDYLTVNEDLNGNGDYSDDDLDLDGYPEYLDTELNCELFIPEGFSPNDDGVHDFFQILCIQKYPNAKLMIFNRNGVKLWEKEHYGNLDVWGTYYDAWWWGTSEHAFTIGRSGGLPAGNYIYVLILNDGLGTVKNGTVMLAY; this is encoded by the coding sequence ATGAAAAAACTGATGTACATAGTATTCTTCCTGCTGATGGCGGCAAATCTGCTCGCCCAGGAAAGCTATGTCATCGATTCGGTATGTGTAGGTGCTGAACGCACTTATCGTCGCGATGGAGAGAAACTCTATTTGTACGACTGGCATATTATTGACCGGCAGCTTACAGATACTTTTGAAGTACCGGAGATTCCATTTGAAGAAGTGCTTGGAAGCGATACAACGTGGGGAAGTCAAATCTCTCATACCTGGGATGCAGAGGGCGACTATGATATATTGGTTTATGTAACCAGTGAACATGGTTGTGATACTGTGGAGCAGGGAGTGGTGAGGGTATTCCCGCTTCCGGAAGCACGTGCCGGCGAAGATGTAGTACTTTGCAATATCGAAGATTATACCCTGTTCGGCGATACCGCCTGGAACCACAGCGTAATTTACTGGGGTAGAACCGGCGACGGAACATTCGATAATGAATATACTTTGCATCCAACTTACAGTTTTGGCCCTAACGATATTCTTGAGGGCAAAGTTACCCTTTTCATTACCGCTGAAGGTTTAGCCGACAATGGCACCTGCATACCGGCAGTGGATTCGGTAATCATTATGGTTAATCCTTCTATAACGATCGACAGTACCGCTGTACTGTGCTACGGGCAGAGTGTTCCTGACTGGGAAGGGCAGGAAGTGTCGAGTATAGCAGACAGTGTTTATACCACAAGCTATCCAACATTGTCAGGTTGTGATTCCACACTGACATTGACGGTAAGTATAGTAGATGGTTTTAGTTATGACAGTACCGCCGTACTGTGCTACGGGCAGAGTGTTCCTGACTGGGAAGGGCAGGAAGTGTCGAGTATAGCAGACAGTGTTTATACCACAAGCTATCCAACATTGTCAGGTTGTGATTCCACACTGACATTGACGGTAAGTATAGTAGATGGTTTTAGTTATGACAGTACCGCTGTACTGTGCTACGGGCAGAGTGTTCCTGACTGGGAAGGGCAGGAAGTGTCGAGTATAGCAGACAGTGTTTATACCACAAGCTATCCAACATTGTCAGGTTGTGATTCCACACTGACATTGACGGTAAGTATAGTAGATGGTTTTAGTTATGACAGTACCGCTGTACTGTGCTACGGGCAGAGTGTTCCTGACTGGGAAGGGCAGGAAGTGTCGAGTATAGCAGACAGTGTTTATACCACAAGCTATCCAATATTGTCAGGTTGTGATTCCACACTGACATTGACGGTAAGTATAGTAGATGGTTTCAGTTATGACAGTACCGCCGTACTGTGCTACGGGCAGAGTGTTCCTGACTGGGAAGGGCAGGAAGTGTCGAGTATAGCAGACAGTGTTTATACCACAAGCTATCCAACATTGTCAGGTTGTGATTCCACACTGACATTGACGGTAAGTATAGTAGACGGTTTCAGTTATGACAGTACCGCTGTACTGTGCTACGGGCAGAGTGTTCCTGACTGGGAAGGGCAGGAAGTGTCGAGTATAGCAGACAGTGTTTATACCACAAGCTACCCAACATTGTCAGGTTGTGATTCCACACTGACATTGACGGTAAGTATAGTAGATGGTTTCAGTTATGACAGTACCGCTGTACTGTGCTACGGGCAGAGTGTTCCTGACTGGGAAGGGCAGGAAGTGTCGAGTATAGCAGACAGTGTTTATACCACAAGCTATCCAACATTGTCAGGTTGTGATTCCACACTGACATTGACGGTAAGTATAGTAGATGGTTTCAGTTATGACAGTACCGCCGTACTGTGCTACGGGCAGAGTGTTCCTGACTGGGAAGGGCAGGAAGTGTCGAGTATAGCAGACAGTGTTTATACCACAAGCTATCCAACATTGTCAGGTTGTGATTCCACACTGACATTGACGGTAAGTATAGTAGATGGTTTTAGTTATGACAGTACCGCTGTACTGTGCTACGGGCAGAGTGTTCCTGACTGGGAAGGGCAGGAAGTGTCGAGTATAGCAGACAGTGTTTATACCACAAGCTATCCAATATTGTCAGGTTGTGATTCCACACTGACATTGACCATTAGTATAATTAATGGAGGTCTGACAGAAGTTTATGAATCAGCTTGTGTCGAATTCACCTGGACAGCCGGTAATGACAGCACTTATTACCAATCGGGGATATACGATTATATAACCGGAGAAAGTGAATGTGCTGATACCATGCGCCTGCATCTTGTCATTAGTCCGCCAATTTTATTAGATACTATCATTACTGATGTGCTTTGTTATGGCGACAGTAATGGTGCCGTTGATCTTGTTGTGAATGGAGGTATTGAGCCATATACTTTCCTTTGGAGTAATGGAGAAACAACGCAGAATATTAGTGGTTTGTTGGCTGGCACATATACTGTAGCAGTTGCCGATTCGCTTGGTTGCGAAGCTACAATTACTGTTGAAGTTACTGAACCTACCGAGATACAAATTACCCTTGATACCGTAATCGATGTAACGCTTGCCGGTGCATCTACAGGAAGCATTGAAGTTAGTGTTGAAGGAGGAACACCGGATTACAATTACCAATGGACAAATGAGGCTGGAGTTGTTGTGGGAGAAGATGAAGATTTGAATAACCAACCAGCCGGCGATTATACTTTAACGGTAACCGATGCAAATGACTGTCAGAATACTTTAACGGCTACCATTATCCAACCGTCATTGTTGAAGTTCGAGGATGTTGGTCTTATTTGTCAGTACTCCCCTGCACCTGAATTACCCGATACCGCATTAAACGGAACACCTGGTTATTGGTTGGATACCATAAGTACAGCTATAGCCGGTGATTTCGAATTGCTTTTCTTCCCTGAATCAGGCTATCATGCAGCACCTTTTAGCTTAACCATTACCATTATTCCTGCTATCAATTTGAATGTTGATCCGGTGGATCCCGGCTATGATCCAAATCCGGAGGGAAGGATCTATATGAATATAAGCGGAGGAAGCGAACCGTATACCATTAACTGGACATATCCTGATGGTAGTACAGCAACTACTGCAAACATTGCCAACTTATATGCCGGCGATTATTGGGTGGAAGTAAGCGACAATATTGGCTGTTATGATAGCTTATCGGTAAGCTTGCGAGCCTTTGAGCCGGAGTTCAGCTGTCCGCCTGATACTATTTTTGAATGCCCGGACGTAACCCAATACCCTCCACCAACCAATATTGCTGAGTTTATAGCTATGGGCGGATATTATAATCCGGCTAATATAGTGGACAACATTACATATTTTGATAATCAGGTTTCAAGCGAGTACTGTTTAACCATTGAACGTACTTACGTGATTGAAGATATTTACGGGAGGTTGGATTCATGTACACAAACCATCGACTTCCACGATACTATTCCGCCGGTAATTATTGCACCTGAAGGTGATACTGCCGAATGTTACTCATCTGTTTTTTCTGATTTCAAAACTTATGCTGATTTTATTGCATCGGGTGTACCTGTGATCGACGATAATTGTGGAATCGATCCATCGTCTTTTTCCGTTCACGATACCTTAATTAATATTGAACCTGGTCGTTCCGAGTTAATTTACTATTACAGCATTGCCGACATCTGCGGAAACATTGGTCGGGATACCACTTATTTCCTGCTGCTCGACGACAAAGCACCTGAGGTATTCTGTGCCGATATTACGGTTTACCTGGATGAAAATGGTCAATATCAGCTAACTATTCAGGATTCAATTACAATGGTGGACAGTATTTACGATAACTGTACTGCACCGGAAGATATGGAGGTAGTGATTGAAATAAAAGAGATTACCTGTGAGGATGTGGAATCGGGAACACAGGCCCGGATAATGGTGTATGATCAAGTCGGACTTTCGGCAGAATGTGTGGCAAATATTACTGTAGTTGATACAACGCCTCCGGTGGCAGTTTGCCAACCGGTTACCATTTACCTCGATGAAAACGGACAAGCAGGCGTAACTGCTGAAATGATTGATAATGGATCGTTTGATAATTGTACCGATGTAACGCTTGAACTCAATAGAACTGATTTTGATTGTGTGAACCTGGGAGATAATACAGTAACCCTTACCGTTACTGATGGATACGGATTACAAGACAGTTGTGAGGCTGTTGTAATGGTATTGGATACTATCGCTCCGCAAATTAGTTGTATTTCGCGCGATACAGTACAGCTTAGCGAAGAAGATGGAACCTATACCCTGACCTACGAAATGATTACCACTTCGGAGTGGGAAAATTGTGAGATAGTCAGCCGGGAGCTGGATAGATACATTCTTGATTGTGAAGACATTGAAGCTAGTCCGGTAACAATAACAGCATTTGCTACCGATCAGAGTGGAAATGTTGGAACATGTACTGCTGAATTTGTTGTATTTGGTAATACGCCACCGAATGTACAAAACGACTCGGCAATTACAGCCATGAATATTGCGGTTGAAATTCCGGTAACCAACAACGACTACGACCTGAAAACTAACATTAATCTGGAATCATTGGGTGTTTTAGTTGGTCCCCGTAATGGTTCAGTAGTAATCGATAAAACAACAGGTTCGGCCATGTATACACCAGACCGGGATTTCGTAGGAGAAGATATATTCTACTATGAAATTTGTGACGATGGCATACCTTGTGAACCGGAGTGTGGTCAGGCCATTGTATTTGTAACCGTACTTCCGGCCAACAATCCTCCGGATGCTGTTGATGATTACTTTGAAGTGCCATGTGGCGAGTTGTTTGGTAATGTATTGTATGGCGACGATTTTGGAAATGGTGTAGATTCTGATCCGGATGACGGTGATAAAATTACGGTAGGCCAAACCCTGATTTCTCCGCCAGATAGTGGTGTATTTAACTGGTTGGATGGCGATGGAAACTTTGAATACATTCCGTATGATGGATTCTTCGGAACTGATAGTTTCCAGTATGTGATCTGCGATGATGGAATTCCTACTTCGTTGTGCGACACCGCCTGGGTTTACATAACGCGTGTGCCGGATAACGATTGCGATGGTGTGGCCGATACTGATGATATTGATGATGACAACGACGGAATACGTGATAATATTGAAAATGGTGGTTCTTGGCCAGAAGATCAGATGGGATTGATAGATTCTGATCATGATGGAATACCGGATTACATGGATATTGACTCGGATAACGATGGAATACCGGATAATATTGAAGGACAGGGAGAACACAATTACATTCCTCCTTCAGGAAGAGATAGCGATGGCGATGGTTGGGATGATGTATACAACGTTGATATTGGTGGTGTATATACGTTTGATATTGATCTTACCGATACCGATGGTGATTCGATGCCTGATTACTTGGATATTGATTCGGATAACGACGGTGTATTCGATATGATTGAAGGACACGATGCCGACCACAATGGTATTGCCGATGTATTGAGATGGTATAGCGACGAAGACCACGACGGGCTGGATGATGCTTATGATACTTACTCAGGATGGGCCGATTACGGAAATGAGATCGGAAGTAACGCACCGCTGCAGGATTTCGATGATGATGGAACTCGTGATTGGCGTGATATTAACGATGAAGATGATGATTATCTAACTGTAAATGAAGACCTGAATGGTAACGGCGATTACAGCGACGACGACCTCGATCTGGATGGTTATCCGGAATACCTGGATACCGAGCTGAACTGTGAGCTGTTTATTCCTGAAGGATTCTCGCCAAACGATGATGGTGTTCACGATTTCTTCCAGATCTTGTGTATTCAGAAATATCCGAATGCCAAACTGATGATCTTTAACCGTAACGGAGTTAAACTTTGGGAGAAAGAACACTATGGTAACCTGGATGTTTGGGGAACTTACTACGATGCATGGTGGTGGGGAACTTCAGAACACGCTTTTACCATTGGCCGATCAGGAGGTTTGCCGGCCGGTAACTACATTTATGTGCTGATACTGAACGATGGTTTGGGTACTGTTAAGAATGGTACGGTAATGTTAGCCTATTAG
- a CDS encoding PLP-dependent transferase codes for MKKTGFTTTALNVPYAKEDPHKALQMPVYESVAYEFDSAEQIEANFRGEYIAHVYSRTASPTVEYFELKLKALTQSSGVIAVSSGMAAITNTIMALTKNGDNIISGNRLFGHSYALLQNTLSEFGLETRFSDLSSEEEIEKLIDKNTRAIYFETVTNPQLDIADIEMLSHVAKKHNLILVADSTITPPNVFSGGKFGVNIEVMSTTKYISGGATSFGGAIVDHGNFDWNRNPNTASYTEKFKDKAFLIKVRKNVYRNTGGSMAPQTARFQIQGLDILELRVEKCYQNCLALSEFMKVHPRIKTVSYPGLETDHRYELAQKYFNGVPGTIMSFELESKAACYTFMNKLQIIRRATNLNDNKSLIIHPHSTIYAEFTEEERVAACINDRMMRLSVGIENVTDIIADIKEALY; via the coding sequence ATGAAGAAAACCGGATTTACTACTACAGCGCTAAATGTACCCTACGCTAAAGAAGACCCACACAAAGCATTACAAATGCCTGTTTACGAATCGGTGGCTTACGAATTTGATTCGGCCGAACAGATCGAGGCCAATTTCAGAGGCGAGTACATTGCCCATGTTTACTCGCGAACAGCAAGCCCAACGGTGGAATATTTCGAACTAAAACTAAAAGCGCTAACGCAAAGCAGCGGCGTAATTGCTGTAAGCTCGGGCATGGCCGCCATTACGAATACCATTATGGCGCTTACCAAAAACGGCGACAATATTATTTCCGGAAATCGTTTGTTTGGGCACAGTTATGCCTTGCTTCAGAATACTCTTTCTGAATTTGGGTTGGAAACACGTTTTAGCGATTTAAGCTCGGAAGAAGAAATAGAGAAATTGATCGATAAAAATACCCGCGCCATATATTTTGAAACGGTAACCAATCCGCAACTGGATATTGCTGATATTGAAATGCTGTCGCACGTAGCAAAAAAACACAACCTGATTTTAGTTGCCGATAGCACTATTACTCCGCCCAATGTTTTTAGCGGCGGGAAATTTGGTGTGAATATCGAGGTAATGTCGACCACAAAATATATTTCGGGAGGTGCCACTTCGTTTGGCGGTGCTATTGTAGATCATGGTAATTTCGACTGGAACCGGAACCCAAATACGGCTTCATACACTGAAAAATTTAAAGACAAAGCGTTTCTTATTAAAGTTAGAAAGAACGTTTACCGAAATACCGGCGGAAGTATGGCGCCGCAGACTGCACGTTTTCAAATTCAGGGGCTCGACATCCTTGAACTTCGGGTAGAAAAGTGCTACCAAAACTGTCTGGCTTTGAGCGAATTTATGAAAGTCCATCCCCGCATTAAAACAGTGAGTTATCCGGGTTTGGAAACAGACCACCGTTACGAGCTGGCGCAAAAATATTTTAACGGAGTTCCGGGCACCATTATGAGTTTCGAGCTGGAATCGAAAGCAGCCTGTTACACGTTTATGAACAAGCTGCAAATCATTCGCCGGGCCACTAACCTGAACGACAATAAATCGCTGATCATTCATCCGCACTCGACTATTTATGCCGAGTTTACCGAAGAAGAACGCGTTGCTGCCTGCATAAACGACCGCATGATGCGCCTTTCGGTGGGTATTGAAAATGTAACTGATATAATTGCTGATATCAAGGAAGCACTGTACTGA
- a CDS encoding alpha amylase C-terminal domain-containing protein: MKRYLPKLVQNDKWLEPYAGVISDRMILADRKEKEITGGRSLADFATGHLYFGLHRTESGWVIREWAPNATHIYLVGTFNDWQESADYSFAHLDYGVWELHLAAGQMAHGDLYALNVHWPVNHGKRIPAWATRVVQDENTHMFNAQVWAPENAYEWNSSDFQRSDEQPLIYEGHIGMAGEEERVHTYNEFREQMLPRIKANGYNVIQLMAIPEHPYYGSFGYHVSSFFAASSRFGTPEELKQLIDEAHGMGIAVIMDLVHSHAVKNEVEGLGNFDGTRYQFFHEGGKGEHPAWDSYCFNYDKNEVLHFLLSNISYWLTEYKFDGFRFDGVTSMLYFNHGLEIAFTTYDDYFNANVDQEATTYFKLANKLIKEINPRALSIAEDMSGMPGLATSIEDGGLGFDFRMAMGVPDFWIKTIKEKSDDEWEVGDIFYQLTSKRMDEQVVSYAESHDQALVGDKTIIFRLIDKEMYFSMRKDQPNLIVDRGIALHKMIRLATASTAGGAYLNFMGNEFGHPEWIDFPREGNNWSYSHARRIWSISEDQDLKFHWLYDFDKEMIQLLNQNKILSIPPVDKVLEHKPDKVLAYHRGLFLFVFNFNPTQSFTDYGIPLGAGKYQIVLNSDSGRFGGHDRVDEEISYYTMPSKGMDSQHYLKLYLPARTALVLKKVDIPKVK, translated from the coding sequence ATGAAAAGATACCTGCCTAAATTAGTTCAGAACGATAAGTGGCTGGAGCCCTACGCGGGAGTAATTTCCGACCGTATGATTCTTGCTGATCGAAAAGAAAAAGAAATTACCGGAGGTCGGTCGCTGGCCGATTTTGCAACCGGGCATTTGTATTTTGGTTTGCACCGAACTGAGTCGGGTTGGGTAATACGCGAGTGGGCACCCAACGCTACCCATATTTATTTGGTTGGTACTTTTAACGATTGGCAGGAAAGCGCCGACTATTCTTTCGCACATCTCGATTATGGTGTTTGGGAACTTCACCTTGCAGCCGGTCAAATGGCGCATGGCGATTTGTATGCCTTAAATGTACATTGGCCCGTAAATCATGGGAAACGTATTCCTGCCTGGGCTACACGCGTTGTGCAGGATGAAAATACACACATGTTTAATGCGCAGGTTTGGGCTCCCGAAAATGCTTACGAGTGGAATAGCTCTGATTTTCAGCGATCTGACGAACAACCGCTAATTTACGAAGGGCATATAGGTATGGCCGGCGAAGAGGAGCGTGTGCATACTTACAATGAGTTTCGCGAACAAATGTTGCCGCGCATAAAAGCCAACGGCTATAATGTTATACAGTTGATGGCTATTCCGGAGCACCCGTATTACGGGAGTTTTGGCTATCATGTAAGCAGCTTTTTTGCGGCATCGTCGCGTTTCGGAACGCCCGAAGAATTGAAACAGCTGATCGATGAGGCACACGGAATGGGAATTGCTGTAATTATGGATTTGGTACACTCGCATGCTGTAAAAAATGAAGTTGAAGGCCTTGGAAATTTCGATGGTACGCGCTATCAATTCTTTCACGAGGGCGGAAAAGGTGAGCACCCGGCATGGGACAGCTATTGTTTTAACTACGATAAAAATGAGGTGCTGCATTTCCTTTTGTCAAATATAAGCTATTGGCTGACGGAGTATAAATTCGATGGATTCCGTTTCGATGGCGTAACCAGTATGTTATACTTCAACCATGGTTTGGAGATCGCTTTTACCACTTACGACGACTATTTTAATGCCAATGTCGATCAGGAGGCAACCACTTATTTTAAATTGGCGAACAAGTTGATTAAAGAAATTAATCCACGCGCGCTGTCGATTGCAGAAGACATGAGCGGAATGCCCGGACTGGCTACATCTATTGAGGATGGTGGTTTGGGATTCGATTTCAGAATGGCGATGGGTGTTCCTGATTTCTGGATAAAAACGATTAAAGAAAAGTCGGACGATGAATGGGAAGTGGGCGATATTTTTTACCAGTTGACCTCGAAACGCATGGACGAGCAGGTGGTGAGTTATGCCGAGTCGCACGACCAGGCTTTGGTGGGCGATAAAACCATCATTTTCCGATTGATAGATAAAGAGATGTATTTCTCGATGCGAAAAGATCAGCCCAACCTGATCGTTGATCGTGGAATAGCACTGCATAAAATGATCCGACTGGCAACCGCAAGTACTGCCGGCGGTGCTTACCTGAATTTTATGGGGAATGAATTCGGGCATCCCGAGTGGATCGATTTTCCGCGCGAAGGCAACAACTGGTCGTACAGTCATGCCCGGCGGATTTGGAGCATTTCGGAGGATCAGGATCTTAAGTTTCATTGGCTGTATGATTTTGATAAGGAAATGATCCAGCTTCTCAATCAGAATAAAATACTTTCCATTCCTCCGGTTGACAAGGTTTTGGAGCATAAACCGGATAAAGTACTGGCTTACCACCGCGGACTGTTTTTGTTTGTTTTCAATTTTAATCCAACACAGTCGTTTACTGATTATGGAATTCCGTTGGGCGCGGGAAAATATCAAATTGTGCTGAACAGTGATTCGGGACGCTTTGGTGGTCACGATCGGGTTGATGAGGAGATTAGTTACTATACCATGCCAAGCAAAGGAATGGATAGCCAGCATTACCTGAAACTATACCTGCCGGCGAGAACGGCATTGGTGCTGAAAAAAGTTGATATCCCGAAAGTGAAGTAA
- a CDS encoding GSCFA domain-containing protein: protein MADTKFQTIVDVPQFPWQTGYKMKNLFMGSCFTENIGARMEALKYPVDINPFGILYNPLSVANGLQLLLEEKQLSAGDLIEHNGLWHSFSHHGRFSNTKQEMVLDDINMRIKSSATFLKQANFLFLTFGTAWIYRFKKSGELVSNCHKIPAREFVRERLSVQQIVEVYRDLLKEIWQVNPDLKVVFTVSPIRHWKDGAIENQRSKAALILAVDQLIQKFGAKKCAYFPSYEIVMDELRDYRFYAEDMLHISEVAIKYIWLRFEAALINAESIEIAKEVQKISNAVKHRPINKKSLEYSKFLLSFLNKLELLEKRFPYLNLKLEKEYFNVQIEEFGGGDQTIVS from the coding sequence ATGGCAGATACAAAATTCCAGACCATAGTTGATGTGCCGCAGTTTCCATGGCAAACAGGTTATAAAATGAAGAACCTGTTTATGGGATCGTGTTTTACCGAAAATATAGGGGCTAGAATGGAAGCCCTGAAATACCCGGTAGATATCAATCCGTTTGGAATTCTGTATAACCCGCTTTCCGTTGCCAATGGTTTGCAACTTTTGCTCGAAGAGAAGCAGCTTTCTGCCGGTGATCTTATCGAGCACAATGGACTTTGGCACAGCTTTAGTCATCATGGTCGCTTTTCGAATACCAAGCAGGAAATGGTGCTGGATGACATTAATATGCGTATTAAAAGCTCAGCAACGTTTTTAAAACAGGCCAATTTTTTGTTTCTCACTTTTGGTACGGCCTGGATTTATCGTTTTAAAAAGAGCGGTGAACTGGTTTCGAATTGCCATAAAATTCCGGCCCGCGAATTTGTGCGCGAACGTTTGTCGGTACAACAGATCGTTGAGGTTTATCGCGATTTGCTGAAAGAGATCTGGCAGGTAAATCCTGATCTAAAAGTAGTTTTTACCGTAAGTCCGATTCGGCACTGGAAAGATGGCGCCATTGAAAATCAACGAAGTAAGGCAGCGCTTATTCTGGCTGTCGATCAACTTATTCAGAAATTTGGTGCTAAAAAATGTGCCTATTTCCCATCGTACGAAATTGTGATGGATGAATTGCGCGATTATCGTTTTTATGCCGAAGATATGTTGCACATTTCGGAGGTAGCCATAAAATATATTTGGTTGCGTTTTGAAGCGGCACTAATCAATGCTGAAAGTATTGAAATTGCCAAAGAAGTTCAAAAAATAAGTAATGCTGTAAAGCATCGCCCAATCAACAAAAAATCCCTTGAATATTCCAAATTTCTCCTTAGTTTTCTAAATAAATTAGAGCTACTGGAAAAAAGGTTTCCGTATCTTAATTTAAAGTTAGAAAAAGAATATTTTAATGTACAGATTGAGGAATTTGGAGGGGGTGACCAAACAATTGTAAGTTAA